A stretch of Malus sylvestris chromosome 11, drMalSylv7.2, whole genome shotgun sequence DNA encodes these proteins:
- the LOC126588898 gene encoding protein ANTAGONIST OF LIKE HETEROCHROMATIN PROTEIN 1-like, with translation MAPPKKSKKSKKSKKSKKSKKDRKFRKSKSEVVPVEAKAVDSDWWDSFWQKNSSTPAGSSVSNDEEEGFKFFFRVSKKTFDYICSLVREDLVSRPPSGLINIEGRLLSVEKQVAIAMRRLASGESQVSVGAAFGVGQSTVSQVTWRFIEALEERAKHHLKWPDSKRIEEIKSEFEASFGLLNCCGAIDGTHIIMTLPTVQTSDDWCDPEENYSMLLQGIVDHEMRFLDIVTGWPGGMTVSRLLKCSGFYKLCEGGQRLNGNARSLSGGVEIREYLVGGVGYPLLPWLITPIESNAGTASISSFNATHEAARSLAVRAFSQLKGTWRILSKVMWRPDKRKLPSIILVCCLLHNIIVDSGDILDPDVALSGHHDSGYGEQCCKQVDPLGRTMRDNLIKHWEHGKQTGAPK, from the exons ATGGCGCCTCCGAAGAAATCGAAGAAATCGAAGAAATCGAAGAAATCGAAGAAAAGCAAGAAAGACAGGAAATTTAGGAAAAGCAAGAGCGAAGTGGTTCCGGTGGAGGCGAAAGCAGTTGATTCTGATTGGTGGGATAGTTTCTGGCAGAAGAATTCTTCAACCCCTGCAG GTTCTTCAGTATCCAATGATGAGGAGGAAGGATTTAAGTTTTTCTTTAGGGTCTCGAAAAAGACTTTCGACTACATATGTTCACTTGTAAGAGAAGACCTTGTGTCGAGGCCGCCATCAGGACTCATCAACATAGAAGGAAGGCTTCTCAGTGTTGAGAAACAGGTTGCGATCGCCATGAGAAGGTTGGCATCCGGGGAGTCTCAAGTCTCAGTGGGAGCTGCCTTTGGGGTTGGCCAGTCCACAGTTTCTCAGGTCACTTGGAGATTCATTGAAGCATTGGAAGAGCGCGCAAAGCACCACCTCAAGTGGCCTGATTCGAAAAGAATAGAAGAGATTAAGTCTGAATTTGAAGCATCCTTTGGATTGCTGAATTGCTGTGGAGCCATAGATGGTACACACATCATTATGACCCTTCCAACTGTTCAAACATCAGACGATTGGTGTGATCCAGAGGAGAACTACAGCATGCTCTTGCAGGGAATTGTCGACCACGAGATGAGATTTCTCGACATTGTGACTGGTTGGCCCGGGGGCATGACTGTGTCTAGACTGTTAAAGTGTTCAGGGTTTTACAAGCTCTGTGAAGGCGGACAGCGTTTGAATGGAAATGCTAGAAGTTTATCTGGTGGAGTAGAGATTAGAGAATACTTAGTTGGTGGGGTTGGCTATCCTTTGCTTCCCTGGCTCATAACTCCTATTGAAAGCAATGCTGGCACAGCTtccatttcttcttttaatGCCACACATGAGGCTGCAAGGTCGCTTGCAGTAAGGGCATTCTCGCAGTTGAAGGGCACTTGGAGAATCCTTAGCAAGGTTATGTGGAGACCCGACAAGCGAAAACTTCCTAGCATTATCTTGGTATGTTGTTTGCTTCACAATATAATCGTCGATAGTGGAGATATATTGGACCCAGATGTTGCTTTATCCGGTCATCATGACTCGGGATATGGAGAACAATGCTGCAAGCAAGTTGATCCATTGGGGAGGACCATGAGGGATAACTTAATCAAACACTGGGAGCACGGCAAGCAGACCGGCGCACCAAAGTGA
- the LOC126591469 gene encoding sulfate transporter 3.1-like — protein MGNVDYVYPSTNVEDSPHRVEIPPPQPFIKTLKSSLKETFFPDDPLRPFKNQPASRKFVLGFQYFFPILEWAPRYTLDFLKSDLISGITIASLAIPQGISYAKLANLPPILGLYSSFVPPLIYAMMGSSRDLAVGTVAVASLLTASMLGAEVNAAENPTLYLHLAFTATFFAGVFQASLGLLRLGFIVDFLSHATIVGFMAGAATVVCLQQLKGILGLNNFTHGTDLVSVMRSVFSQTHEWRWESGVLGCLFLFFLLTTKYFSKKKPKFFWISAMAPLTSVILGSVLVYLTHAEKHGVQVIGNLKKGINPLSFGDLVFVSPYLTTAFKTGVITGIIALAEGIAVGRSFSMFKNYHIDGNKEMIAIGMMNIAGSCTSCYLTTGPFSRSAVNYNAGCKTAMSNVIMAIAMMFTLLFLTPLFHYTPLVVLSAIIIAAMLGLIDYEAAIHLWKVDKFDFVVCMSAYIGVVFSSVQNGLVLAVAISVMRVLLFVARPRTFILGNLPNSMDYRNVDQYQSASNIPGILILEIDAPIYFANTNYLRERITRWINDEEDRIKSAGESSLQYVILDMSAVANIDTSGISMLDEVKKLVDRRGLQLVLANPGGEVMKKMNKSELIEKIGQQWIYLTVAEAVAACKFMLHTTKPNPIKDQEPGAWNNV, from the exons ATGGGTAACGTTGATTATGTGTACCCTTCAACCAATGTGGAGGACTCTCCACACCGAGTAGAGATCCCACCACCTCAACctttcatcaaaacattgaagtcTTCTCTCAAGGAGACCTTTTTTCCTGATGACCCTTTGAGGCCGTTTAAGAACCAACCTGCTTCAAGAAAATTCGTTCTTGGCTTCCAGTACTTCTTTCCCATCCTCGAATGGGCACCCCGCTATACACTCGATTTCTTGAAATCCGATCTCATTTCCGGCATCACCATCGCTAGCCTCGCGATCCCTCAGGGGATTAGCTATGCCAAGCTTGCTAACTTGCCACCAATTCTTGGCCTAT ATTCAAGCTTTGTTCCACCATTGATTTATGCCATGATGGGGAGCTCAAGAGATTTGGCTGTGGGGACTGTGGCTGTGGCCTCACTTCTCACAGCTTCAATGCTGGGGGCTGAGGTCAATGCCGCAGAAAACCCTACCCTTTATCTTCACCTTGCCTTCACTGCAACCTTCTTCGCCGGAGTTTTCCAAGCTTCCTTGGGTTTGTTGAG GCTAGGGTTTATTGTGGATTTTTTATCACATGCAACGATAGTAGGGTTTATGGCGGGGGCAGCGACTGTGGTGTGCCTGCAACAGCTAAAGGGAATTCTAGGGCTTAACAACTTCACCCATGGCACCGATTTAGTGTCAGTTATGCGCTCTGTTTTCAGCCAAACACATGAG TGGAGATGGGAAAGCGGAGTTTTGGgttgtttatttcttttcttcctcctcaccACCAAATACTTC AGCAAGAAGAAACCGAAGTTCTTTTGGATATCAGCCATGGCACCTTTGACGTCAGTGATTTTGGGAAGTGTTTTGGTTTATCTCACCCATGCTGAGAAACATGGCGTTCAAGTG ATAGGAAATCTGAAGAAGGGGATTAATCCATTGTCGTTTGGAGACCTTGTGTTTGTGTCTCCTTATCTCACAACAGCTTTTAAAACTGGCGTCATTACGGGCATCATAGCTCTTGct GAAGGAATAGCAGTTGGGAGAAGCTTTTCCATGTTCAAGAATTACCACATTGATGGGAATAAAGAGATGATTGCCATTGGGATGATGAACATTGCTGGTTCTTGCACTTCTTGCTACCTCACTACAG GGCCATTTTCCAGATCAGCAGTGAACTACAATGCAGGATGCAAGACGGCAATGTCAAACGTTATCATGGCAATTGCAATGATGTTCACATTGTTGTTCCTCACACCATTGTTCCACTACACTCCCCTTGTTGTGTTGTCTGCCATTATAATCGCCGCCATGCTCGGCCTAATAGATTATGAAGCTGCAATCCACCTCTGGAAGGTTGACAAGTTTGATTTCGTTGTCTGCATGAGTGCGTACATCGGTGTCGTTTTTAGCAGCGTTCAAAACGGCCTAGTCTTAGCG GTTGCAATATCTGTGATGAGGGTGCTTTTGTTTGTGGCAAGGCCTAGGACCTTTATTCTTGGAAACCTTCCGAATTCCATGGATTACAGAAATGTTGACCAGTACCAAAGTGCAAGCAATATTCCTGGAATTCTGATACTTGAGATCGATGCTCCCATTTACTTTGCAAATACCAACTACTTAAGAGAAAG GATTACAAGGTGGATTAATGATGAGGAAGATAGAATAAAATCTGCAGGGGAAAGTAGCTTACAATATGTGATATTGGATATGAGTG CCGTTGCTAACATAGACACAAGTGGAATAAGCATGTTGGATGAGGTTAAGAAGCTAGTTGATAGAAGGGGGCTTCAG CTTGTGTTGGCGAACCCCGGAGGTGaggtgatgaagaagatgaacaagtCGGAGTTGATCGAGAAAATAGGTCAGCAGTGGATTTATCTCACAGTTGCAGAGGCAGTTGCAGCATGTAAATTCATGCTTCACACCACCAAACCCAacccaatcaaagatcaagaaccCGGCGCATGGAATAACGTCTGA